One segment of Thermosynechococcus sp. HN-54 DNA contains the following:
- a CDS encoding AAA family ATPase, which produces MIPRQLVLRNFLSYRQATLSFAGLHLACICGANGAGKSSLLEAIAWALWGQSRASREDDVIYYGEMEAQVTFEFSVQGQTYRVVRLRRREQHTVLELQIQRAAGYTSLTARSLRATQEKITQILRLDYATFVNSAYLRQGRADEFMAKRPSERKQLLASLLGLDQYETLAEAARDRARDYKAQISMLEQRLQTLADQLAQEPHLRAQQAAVSQQIQQQRQQVEQCQRRLQEQQAAYHIHQLQQRDYEHLQQQRDTLATTIARLEQQCRTLRQEQAAIQDLEARAPLLEAAVSQWQRLKTAEAQLQQCFGEYQRLRQERDRHQQSLEQQRQDLLRALHGLESQQQFLQEQCQQLAKLLNQEHQIVAAFEQLQRARAHLQAQEELQQRVFPLLQAKQRLELERQQQEERLRSRHDELRQLWQHLHQQVERQPALQEAVILITAQIETLEKQRVYQDHVRDKGLERRRFLEQLQARQREYERQINQLEQHLELLNQPGAICPLCQRPLDAEHHQTVLRRNAAEKEELLNQLWVIREQLAVTEREIQVLRREYLTVGYEISQLTQLFEQRGQLQQQLQSTQDLEPQLDRLAAEIQQIERRLANGHRETLGELQAIEAELARLNYDEKNLAIARGQVEKWRWAETKEQELRQAQRQYCQIQEQLPTLMAQQENLQRHLNALETTSPLAQTLATIDQQLAALAYDPDRHAQIQAQLAALEPDYEAYQTLQRGRSRQPQLRQDLQHLEETLRQQQEQLQTLSQKLATLEETARTANRLAADLNQRQQELLTQQQSLETNLAHHGKLTAELEHLQRLGQEYKEGQQTLAHLRHQYRLYCELAQAMGKNGIPAMLIETVLPHLEAETNHILGRLSNHQLHVQFITQRSRRRSGTDTKPIETLDILIADCQGTRPYESYSGGEAFRINFALRLALARLLAQRSGSDVQFLIIDEGFGTQDAQGCERLIAALNAIAPEFHCILAITHVPALKEAFQTRIEVTKVAGASQLNIIT; this is translated from the coding sequence CGCAATTTTCTCAGTTATCGCCAAGCAACCCTTTCCTTTGCGGGGTTACATCTGGCTTGTATTTGTGGTGCCAATGGGGCGGGCAAGTCCTCGCTCCTTGAGGCGATCGCCTGGGCACTGTGGGGGCAAAGCCGCGCAAGCCGTGAGGATGATGTCATCTACTACGGCGAAATGGAAGCCCAAGTGACGTTTGAGTTCAGTGTCCAAGGGCAGACCTATCGGGTGGTGCGATTGCGGCGCCGCGAGCAACATACGGTTTTGGAGTTGCAGATTCAGAGGGCGGCAGGCTATACCTCGCTAACAGCGCGATCGCTACGGGCAACCCAAGAGAAAATCACTCAAATTCTCCGTCTTGACTATGCCACCTTCGTCAACAGTGCCTATCTGCGCCAAGGTCGTGCCGATGAATTTATGGCCAAACGCCCCAGTGAGCGCAAGCAACTGCTGGCCAGCCTTTTGGGCTTAGATCAATACGAGACCCTCGCGGAAGCGGCGCGCGATCGCGCCCGTGATTACAAAGCGCAAATCAGCATGCTTGAGCAACGGCTCCAGACCCTAGCGGATCAACTGGCCCAAGAGCCACACTTGCGCGCCCAACAGGCAGCGGTGAGCCAGCAGATCCAACAACAACGGCAGCAGGTGGAGCAGTGTCAGCGACGGCTCCAAGAGCAACAGGCTGCCTACCACATCCATCAACTGCAACAGCGGGACTATGAACACCTGCAACAGCAGCGAGACACCCTTGCAACAACGATTGCCCGCCTAGAGCAGCAGTGCCGAACCCTCCGCCAAGAACAGGCCGCCATTCAGGACTTGGAAGCCCGTGCCCCACTTTTAGAAGCCGCCGTCAGCCAATGGCAGCGCCTCAAAACCGCCGAAGCCCAATTACAGCAGTGTTTTGGTGAATATCAGCGTCTGCGCCAAGAGCGCGATCGCCACCAACAGAGCCTTGAGCAGCAGCGCCAAGACCTCTTGCGTGCCCTGCATGGATTGGAAAGCCAGCAGCAATTTCTCCAAGAACAATGCCAGCAGTTGGCAAAGCTCCTCAACCAAGAACATCAGATTGTGGCAGCCTTTGAACAGTTACAACGAGCGCGTGCTCACCTCCAAGCCCAAGAGGAACTTCAACAACGGGTCTTTCCCCTCCTGCAAGCCAAACAGCGCCTCGAACTGGAACGGCAACAGCAGGAGGAACGCCTCCGCAGCCGGCACGATGAATTGCGGCAGTTGTGGCAGCATCTCCACCAACAGGTAGAACGGCAACCCGCTCTCCAAGAGGCGGTGATACTGATTACCGCCCAGATTGAAACCCTTGAAAAACAGCGCGTCTATCAAGACCATGTGCGGGACAAGGGACTGGAGCGCCGCCGCTTCCTCGAACAACTGCAAGCCCGCCAGCGGGAGTATGAGCGGCAAATCAACCAACTGGAGCAACACTTGGAGTTACTGAATCAGCCAGGAGCCATTTGTCCCCTGTGTCAACGTCCCCTCGATGCCGAGCACCATCAGACCGTCCTGCGTCGCAATGCCGCTGAAAAAGAGGAACTGCTGAATCAGTTGTGGGTGATTCGCGAGCAATTGGCGGTTACGGAGCGGGAAATTCAAGTTCTGCGACGGGAATATCTCACCGTTGGCTACGAAATCTCACAACTGACGCAACTGTTTGAGCAACGGGGGCAACTCCAGCAGCAACTCCAGAGTACCCAAGATTTAGAACCCCAACTGGATCGCTTGGCCGCAGAAATTCAGCAGATTGAGCGGCGGCTTGCAAACGGCCATCGAGAGACCCTAGGGGAATTGCAAGCCATTGAGGCCGAACTAGCACGCCTGAACTACGACGAGAAAAATCTGGCGATCGCCCGCGGGCAAGTGGAAAAATGGCGCTGGGCCGAAACCAAGGAACAGGAACTCCGCCAAGCCCAACGGCAGTATTGCCAAATCCAAGAGCAATTGCCTACGCTGATGGCACAACAGGAGAATCTCCAACGACACCTCAACGCCCTCGAAACCACTTCCCCCCTTGCTCAGACCCTTGCAACCATTGATCAGCAGTTGGCCGCCTTAGCTTACGATCCTGACCGCCATGCCCAAATTCAGGCTCAACTGGCTGCATTAGAACCGGACTATGAGGCCTATCAGACCCTGCAACGGGGGCGATCTCGCCAGCCTCAACTCCGCCAAGATCTCCAGCACCTTGAGGAAACGCTGCGGCAACAACAGGAGCAACTGCAAACCCTCAGCCAAAAACTCGCCACCCTCGAGGAAACCGCTCGCACCGCTAACCGCCTTGCCGCCGATCTCAACCAACGTCAACAGGAACTCCTCACACAACAGCAGAGCCTAGAGACCAACCTAGCCCACCACGGTAAACTCACCGCCGAATTGGAGCATCTCCAGCGCTTGGGTCAGGAATACAAAGAGGGACAACAAACCCTTGCTCACCTTCGCCATCAATACCGTCTCTACTGCGAGCTAGCCCAAGCGATGGGCAAAAATGGCATTCCCGCCATGCTCATTGAAACCGTCTTGCCCCATCTGGAGGCAGAAACCAACCATATCCTAGGCCGCCTGAGTAACCATCAACTCCATGTCCAATTCATTACCCAGCGCAGTCGGCGTCGCAGTGGAACAGACACCAAGCCCATTGAAACCCTCGATATTCTCATTGCCGATTGCCAAGGGACTCGCCCCTATGAAAGTTATTCTGGCGGTGAAGCCTTTCGGATCAACTTTGCGTTGCGCTTAGCCTTGGCGCGACTGTTGGCGCAGCGATCGGGGAGTGATGTCCAGTTTCTCATTATTGATGAGGGATTCGGTACCCAAGATGCCCAGGGCTGTGAACGGCTGATTGCCGCCCTGAACGCGATCGCCCCCGAATTTCACTGCATTTTGGCCATTACCCATGTGCCTGCCCTCAAAGAAGCCTTTCAAACCCGCATTGAAGTCACCAAAGTAGCGGGAGCTTCGCAACTGAACATCATTACTTAA
- a CDS encoding FAD-binding oxidoreductase: MSSPITHRGYLQQLCGWGRYPVQPCHVYCPRSESEILQLLNSGLPLIARGNGRAYGDSALNGKATLQMRHFNRLLGFNPQTGQLIAEAGVLLADILELFVPRGWFPLITPGTKFVTVGGMIAADVHGKNHHKEGSFVQSLDWLDLLTTGGQIHRCSPSENRDLFYWTVGGMGLTGVILRAAFRLRPIETAWIRQTTRIAKNLDEVINLFEAAQDVTYSVAWIDCLAVGSQLGRSVVMLGEHATREELPAKYRQRPRRTPRRRKLSIPVDFPNGALNALTVRAFNQLYFLNQQRKAGQSFVDWDTFFYPLDSLLGWNRIYGRRGFVQFQCVLPLRTAREGLSELLHCTSAAGAGSFLAVLKQLGDQQGYFSFPMAGYTLALDFPVSQRTFKVLDQLEEITLHYGGRFYLAKDSHLTPMCLRKSDSRVERFVQVRNAHQWNVHFASEQSKRLNL, translated from the coding sequence ATGTCTTCTCCCATCACTCATAGGGGCTATCTACAACAGCTCTGCGGCTGGGGACGTTATCCTGTACAGCCCTGTCATGTGTATTGCCCGCGCTCAGAATCCGAAATTCTCCAGCTGCTCAACAGCGGTTTGCCGCTCATTGCCCGCGGTAATGGCCGTGCCTATGGGGATAGCGCCCTCAATGGGAAAGCAACACTGCAAATGCGTCACTTCAACCGCCTCTTAGGATTTAATCCGCAAACCGGTCAATTAATTGCTGAGGCAGGGGTTCTGTTGGCAGACATTCTGGAGCTTTTCGTGCCGCGTGGTTGGTTTCCCTTGATTACCCCCGGTACGAAGTTTGTAACAGTGGGGGGCATGATTGCGGCTGATGTCCATGGTAAGAATCACCACAAAGAAGGAAGTTTTGTTCAGAGCTTGGACTGGTTGGATCTCCTAACCACGGGGGGTCAAATCCATCGCTGCTCCCCTTCCGAAAATCGGGATTTATTTTACTGGACGGTGGGGGGCATGGGTCTGACAGGGGTGATCCTCAGGGCAGCCTTTCGATTACGCCCCATTGAAACCGCTTGGATTCGCCAAACCACCCGTATCGCCAAGAATTTAGACGAGGTCATTAATCTCTTTGAAGCTGCTCAGGACGTGACCTACTCCGTGGCTTGGATTGATTGTCTGGCGGTTGGTTCGCAGTTAGGGCGGTCTGTGGTCATGCTAGGGGAACACGCGACACGGGAGGAGTTGCCAGCCAAATATCGCCAAAGGCCACGGCGGACTCCGCGACGCCGCAAACTCTCGATTCCCGTGGATTTTCCCAATGGTGCCTTGAATGCATTGACCGTGCGTGCCTTTAATCAACTGTATTTTCTAAATCAGCAACGCAAAGCTGGGCAGTCCTTTGTTGATTGGGATACTTTCTTCTATCCCCTTGATAGTCTGTTGGGATGGAATCGCATCTATGGGCGGCGCGGCTTTGTCCAGTTCCAATGCGTCTTGCCCTTGAGGACTGCCCGCGAAGGCCTGTCTGAGTTACTGCATTGCACGTCAGCGGCTGGGGCGGGGTCATTTCTGGCGGTCTTGAAACAGCTAGGGGATCAACAGGGCTATTTTTCCTTCCCGATGGCGGGCTATACCTTAGCCCTTGACTTTCCTGTGTCTCAGCGCACCTTCAAAGTTTTAGATCAACTGGAGGAAATCACCCTGCATTATGGGGGTCGGTTTTACCTCGCCAAGGATAGCCATTTAACGCCGATGTGCTTACGCAAGTCCGATTCTCGGGTCGAGAGGTTTGTGCAAGTCAGGAACGCTCATCAGTGGAATGTCCACTTTGCTTCAGAACAGTCGAAGAGGCTAAATTTATGA
- a CDS encoding SDR family oxidoreductase, producing the protein MTAPVLILGATSDMGRAIAHRFAAQGYPIQLAARQVSRLEADKADLQIRYGVAVSLHEFDVLAVETHASFIQELPEQPAIVICVVGFMPDQKACEQDLSLALEVMRTNYEGPAVILSLFANVFEQRGFGTLVGISSVAGERGRASNYFYGSAKAGFTAFLSGLRHRLAQSGVQTLTVLPGYVHTRMTEGMKLPPLLTAQPQEVANAIFSAIEKKKDVIYVRPIWRWIMVVIRWLPEPLFKRLSL; encoded by the coding sequence ATGACGGCTCCTGTGCTGATTTTGGGGGCAACTTCCGATATGGGGCGGGCGATCGCCCACCGCTTTGCGGCTCAGGGCTATCCAATTCAATTGGCGGCACGGCAGGTCAGTCGCCTAGAGGCAGATAAAGCGGATTTGCAAATCCGCTACGGTGTGGCCGTCAGTCTCCATGAATTTGATGTCTTGGCAGTGGAGACCCATGCAAGTTTTATCCAAGAACTCCCTGAGCAACCGGCGATTGTGATCTGCGTTGTCGGCTTCATGCCAGACCAAAAAGCCTGTGAGCAGGATTTGTCCCTTGCCCTTGAAGTGATGCGCACGAATTATGAAGGCCCAGCGGTCATTTTGAGTCTGTTTGCCAATGTATTTGAGCAACGGGGGTTTGGGACGTTGGTGGGGATTTCCTCTGTGGCTGGGGAACGGGGGCGGGCGAGTAATTACTTCTATGGCTCCGCCAAGGCGGGGTTCACAGCATTTTTGTCGGGGTTGCGGCATCGCCTTGCCCAATCGGGGGTGCAGACCTTAACGGTTTTGCCGGGCTATGTCCATACACGGATGACTGAAGGCATGAAGTTGCCCCCCCTACTCACTGCCCAGCCACAGGAAGTGGCCAATGCTATCTTCTCAGCGATAGAAAAAAAGAAAGACGTGATCTACGTGCGACCCATTTGGCGCTGGATCATGGTGGTGATTCGTTGGCTTCCTGAACCCTTGTTTAAGCGACTGTCTCTGTGA
- a CDS encoding S-adenosyl-l-methionine hydroxide adenosyltransferase family protein, whose protein sequence is MTRWITLLTDFGHQDVYVGVMKGVILSIHPQAQMIDLCHEIPAQDCRTASFQLLQAVPYFPPETVHLVVVDPGVGTSRRAIALDLGSGYCIGPDNGVFTHVCDRYPPRRVVELTQPQFWRTPNPSATFHGRDIFAPVAAHIAAGTDLARLGSAIDPDSLVRLPHLTYEITPQGVQGWIQAIDHFGNVVTTLPAALLVKGYQQIQIQGQQIPLVQTYGEAPPQHLIALVGSHGFIELAVNGGSAQSVLGCQNGDALWLV, encoded by the coding sequence ATGACTCGTTGGATTACCCTGCTGACCGATTTTGGCCATCAGGATGTGTACGTGGGGGTGATGAAGGGGGTCATCTTAAGTATCCATCCCCAAGCTCAGATGATTGATCTATGCCATGAAATTCCAGCCCAGGATTGCCGCACGGCCAGTTTTCAGCTACTGCAAGCGGTGCCCTATTTTCCTCCAGAAACGGTGCATTTGGTGGTGGTGGATCCGGGGGTGGGAACCAGTCGGCGAGCGATCGCCCTCGATCTCGGCAGTGGGTATTGCATTGGTCCAGATAATGGGGTCTTTACCCACGTGTGCGATCGCTATCCCCCCCGGCGAGTGGTTGAACTCACCCAGCCGCAGTTTTGGCGTACCCCCAACCCCAGTGCCACCTTCCATGGGCGGGATATTTTTGCCCCTGTGGCTGCCCATATAGCGGCAGGAACAGATCTCGCGCGCCTTGGCTCTGCCATTGACCCAGACAGTTTGGTGCGGTTGCCCCATCTCACCTATGAGATCACGCCCCAAGGCGTCCAAGGCTGGATTCAAGCCATTGATCACTTTGGCAATGTGGTCACCACTCTCCCTGCGGCTCTTTTAGTCAAGGGCTACCAGCAGATCCAGATTCAGGGGCAGCAGATTCCCCTTGTGCAAACCTATGGCGAGGCTCCCCCCCAGCACCTAATTGCCTTGGTCGGCAGTCATGGGTTTATTGAGCTAGCGGTGAATGGCGGCAGTGCTCAGTCGGTCTTAGGCTGCCAGAATGGCGATGCCCTGTGGCTAGTTTGA
- a CDS encoding VWA domain-containing protein, with protein MTVELIAKLSDPIVSAGQGTQRQLELTLTAQRQQQQRAPLNLCLILDHSGSMAGQPLETVKRAAQSLVDRLLPTDRLSVVAFDHKAQVLVPNQFVENKAAIKAQIATLEPSGGTAIDLGMKLALTELAKAKQGTISQAFLLTDGENEHGDNQRCLELAKLAAEYNITFNTLGFGIHWNQDVLEQIADAAAGRLVFIEYAEQAIACFQSLFSHISTVDYTNAHVLLTLSEAAQLGNFKPVNQVAPDTIELTYESPSPHEYVIRVGDVSATIKRTLLITLSTQPLPPGSHLIGFVQVRYDDPVQQTTGLFSEKIPLTLTAEPDHIPQVDPEVQQSILTLEKYRKTKLAETKLQAGDTVGAATFLQSAAKTALQMGDTEAAKVLEASAQELQQQSTLSESTLKRTRIASKTVLSNPPSN; from the coding sequence ATGACGGTTGAACTCATTGCCAAACTTAGCGATCCCATTGTCAGTGCAGGCCAAGGGACACAACGCCAACTCGAACTGACGTTAACGGCACAGCGGCAACAACAACAGCGCGCTCCCCTCAATCTCTGCTTGATTTTGGATCACAGTGGCTCAATGGCCGGGCAACCTTTGGAAACGGTGAAACGAGCTGCGCAGTCCTTGGTGGATCGGTTACTGCCGACGGATCGCCTGAGTGTTGTCGCCTTTGATCACAAAGCTCAGGTGCTAGTGCCCAATCAATTTGTCGAGAACAAAGCTGCAATCAAAGCGCAAATTGCAACCCTTGAGCCGAGTGGCGGCACCGCCATTGATCTAGGGATGAAACTGGCCCTGACAGAGTTGGCCAAAGCTAAACAGGGAACCATCTCCCAAGCTTTTTTGCTCACCGATGGCGAGAATGAACATGGCGATAATCAACGCTGCCTTGAACTGGCCAAGCTGGCGGCGGAGTATAACATCACCTTTAATACCTTGGGGTTTGGCATCCACTGGAATCAGGATGTCCTTGAACAAATTGCCGATGCTGCGGCTGGACGTTTAGTCTTTATTGAATATGCGGAGCAGGCGATCGCCTGTTTTCAATCCCTCTTTAGCCACATCAGCACGGTGGACTACACCAATGCCCATGTCCTGCTCACCCTTAGTGAAGCCGCTCAACTGGGAAACTTCAAGCCAGTGAACCAAGTGGCTCCCGATACGATTGAACTCACCTACGAAAGCCCCAGCCCCCATGAGTATGTGATTCGCGTTGGCGATGTCTCTGCCACCATCAAACGGACACTCCTAATCACCCTCAGTACCCAACCCTTACCGCCGGGGTCTCACCTGATTGGCTTTGTGCAAGTCCGCTATGATGACCCCGTGCAGCAGACCACGGGTCTTTTCTCTGAAAAAATTCCCCTCACCCTCACGGCAGAACCTGACCACATCCCCCAAGTGGATCCAGAAGTGCAGCAGAGCATTCTCACCCTCGAAAAATACCGCAAGACCAAGTTGGCGGAAACGAAACTGCAAGCGGGAGACACTGTGGGCGCGGCCACCTTTCTTCAGAGTGCCGCCAAAACGGCTCTGCAAATGGGGGACACGGAAGCGGCAAAAGTCCTTGAAGCCTCAGCCCAAGAGCTACAACAACAATCTACCCTCAGTGAATCCACCCTCAAGCGCACCCGCATTGCCTCAAAAACCGTCCTGAGCAATCCCCCCTCAAACTAG